The window AAAAGCCACTGTCGCCACCACCAAAAAGCCAAGCACCACCAAGAAAGCAGCCACCGTGAAGCCAAAGGACAAAGAAGAGGCCACCAAGACAGATGATACTAATAGTAAGTGGTTTAAAGAATCTTAAGAATTAAGATTATACtaatattattcataaattttgtaaactttCCAGAAGACTGTACGGGAGTTTGTGTGGCAGATCGTATAGCGGAGTACTGTGAAGCCTATTTGACGAGCGATGGTCTCTGCAAGGAGGGCACCAAATGCTGTGTCTCCCTGGATGAGTACTCGAACGGAAAGCTGCCAAAGGACATCTACATACCAGCCAGTAAGGATCAAAATATAATCCCTAGAAATCACTCactatttaaactttttgttTCCAAAAGAACACATGAGCAACCTGAAGGTTAACCAGTCCATCACCGTGAAAGATGCTCCTGCTAAGACCAGCTCCACCAGCAGCACTTCTACTACCACAACCAGCACCACTACGACTCCGGAACCAGCCAGAACCAATGGCAACAGCTCTCCCAAGCCGAGCAAGCATAAGAAGCATCCTGCCACGACGACCACCACGGAGGCGGCGGACGAAGAGGATGAGGAGGAAGAGAACGACGACCAGGAGGAGGAAGAGCCCCCATTGAGCAACAAACTGAAGTCCGGACAGGGTCAGGGGCAAGTGCTTAAGGAATGCGAGGGCGAGTGCATGAATGGAATTTTCGCCATTTTCTGCGATGACATCGACTCCGAGGCTTTCTGTCCGGGCGAGGGAAGTTGCTGTGTGACTGGAAGTGTTTCGGAGGCCCCAGCCTCCAAGCCTCCGCCCACCAAGCCTGCCATTAAGCACGCTCCCAAGCCCGCGGCCAAGCCAGCCCGCCCAGCCtctccaccgccgccgcccTCCTCATCCACCCAGGGCGGAGATCTCCTCTCCCAGATCATATCCTTTGCCGAGAGCACCCTGAACTCGCCagctccaccaccacccccgCCACAGGCCCCGCCTCAGGTGCCCCGTTGTCCTGGATTCTGTTTGCTGAATATCATGGCCGCCTTCTGCGAGCGTCCTTCGGTGCTGGTCTCCACACCCACCACATGCGCCAAGGGATCCGTGTGCTGCGACAATTCGCGATCCGGAGTCGTGAAGCCTAAGCTGCCTCCGCCCACACCGTCGCCCACTGCCCCACCCACAGCTCCGCCCTATGTCCTGCCCAACACGCCCAGTCCGGATCCCCGAGAGGAATGCCCCGGATCCTGCATCGTCAGTCTGCTCAGCTTCACCTGTTTCAGTAAGTTTAAGGCTAAAAACATGAATTAATGAATcgaattaataattttaataatttttgctGCAGAAAACGCCGAAATGACAGATCTGTTCCGCTGCAAGCGGTCTGGCCAGATCTGCTGTGCTCCCAAGAGCAAGATCCTTGAGAAGCAACAGTTCCAGACTCGCAACGACACCGCCTACTATCCGGCGCCACCACCCCGTCCGCTAGGACCTCCGCAGGCCTATCCGCCCCAGAGCCCGCCCTACTCCTACATGAGCAACCAGCCGCAGGGACCAATGCCGCCACCACCTCCGCAGATGGCGCCACATCATCCCAATCCCTATCAGCCCGGaccacctccaccaccacctaACTATGCGGACTATTATCCTGGTTCCGGGCCAGGTCTGCCGCCTCAACCGCAACCACCGATGACCACGCCCCCCacgaccaccaccaccaccacgacGCCCAGACCGCACGTGTACTCCAAGTACGTTTGCGGCGTGAAGGGAACTCTGCGCACCGGACGCTCCCAGGCTCTAAATCTGGTGTCCTATGCCCGTGCCAAGTACGGAGTGCAGCGCACAGCCCGGCAGATCACCTCCGCCGTGCCCTACACCATGAACTTCAACAAATCCAACGAGAGACTGGTCCTGGGCTCGGCCATTGTGCCCATTCAGATCCACAACGACAAGCTCGGCGACCTTGTGGAGTCAAGTAGCCTGCAGAGCAACCAGCTGCGTTCCTACCACAACCACCAGGACTCGGCTGACCGGCCGGAACTGGTTTATCCGGACTACTACCAGCAGCGCTCCCTGTCCGCCCTTCCGTCCAACTTCACAGGCCGGCGGAG of the Drosophila ananassae strain 14024-0371.13 chromosome 2R, ASM1763931v2, whole genome shotgun sequence genome contains:
- the LOC6506519 gene encoding protein masquerade, which codes for MLDHRNKPRYPMSTTMSSLLLPLTLSLLLISGPSPSQAQDESLAGSFLSGLLDTITSTADAKDCPGVCVHTLATLICYEVLDDVPCPSPSMKCCIENAPAGKNATAVRTTTTPKTTTPASTTTTHRTTTQRTTTTVATTTTKRTTTTTPKPKPKLQTKRPVSSTTTKATVATTKKPSTTKKAATVKPKDKEEATKTDDTNKDCTGVCVADRIAEYCEAYLTSDGLCKEGTKCCVSLDEYSNGKLPKDIYIPAKHMSNLKVNQSITVKDAPAKTSSTSSTSTTTTSTTTTPEPARTNGNSSPKPSKHKKHPATTTTTEAADEEDEEEENDDQEEEEPPLSNKLKSGQGQGQVLKECEGECMNGIFAIFCDDIDSEAFCPGEGSCCVTGSVSEAPASKPPPTKPAIKHAPKPAAKPARPASPPPPPSSSTQGGDLLSQIISFAESTLNSPAPPPPPPQAPPQVPRCPGFCLLNIMAAFCERPSVLVSTPTTCAKGSVCCDNSRSGVVKPKLPPPTPSPTAPPTAPPYVLPNTPSPDPREECPGSCIVSLLSFTCFKNAEMTDLFRCKRSGQICCAPKSKILEKQQFQTRNDTAYYPAPPPRPLGPPQAYPPQSPPYSYMSNQPQGPMPPPPPQMAPHHPNPYQPGPPPPPPNYADYYPGSGPGLPPQPQPPMTTPPTTTTTTTTPRPHVYSKYVCGVKGTLRTGRSQALNLVSYARAKYGVQRTARQITSAVPYTMNFNKSNERLVLGSAIVPIQIHNDKLGDLVESSSLQSNQLRSYHNHQDSADRPELVYPDYYQQRSLSALPSNFTGRRRARVVGGEDGENGEWCWQVALINSLNQYLCGAALIGTQWVLTAAHCVTNIVRSGDAIYVRVGDYDLTRKYGSPGAQTLRVATTYIHHNHNSQTLDNDIALLKLHGQAELRDGVCLVCLPARGVSHAAGKRCTVTGYGYMGEAGPIPLRVREAEIPIVSDTECIRKVNAVTEKIFILPASSFCAGGEEGHDACQGDGGGPLVCQDDGFFELAGLVSWGFGCGRQDVPGVYVKTSSFIGWINQIISVNNL